In a single window of the Fibrobacter sp. genome:
- a CDS encoding pectate lyase: protein MGNRRFGVFTTLVLFSGSSIALAADYEPPATAVSKINSYRGYSELTDAASGMDIDKYAYNMTTWQIDNGGFYKAMAESYKNPYSGGEKSGWRSATGGDVGTIDNDATIQEMRLLAVRYKETTNSSYKSTFKTSFNKAVNFLLAMQRSTGGLPQVWPKRNDYSDHITLNDNAMVRAMVTMMDIANKTSPFDSDIIDDATRAKMNTALEKAIDYLLKAQIVNNGQPTVWCAQHDTANYQPRPARAYELESKSGSESAGVVWFLMN from the coding sequence ATGGGTAATCGTCGGTTTGGAGTATTCACAACACTGGTCCTATTTTCCGGGAGTTCTATCGCATTGGCGGCGGACTACGAGCCGCCCGCTACGGCTGTCTCGAAAATCAACAGCTACCGCGGCTATTCGGAACTGACCGATGCCGCAAGCGGCATGGACATCGACAAGTACGCCTACAACATGACCACTTGGCAAATCGACAACGGCGGTTTCTACAAGGCCATGGCCGAAAGCTACAAAAACCCGTATTCGGGCGGTGAAAAATCCGGATGGCGCTCCGCGACCGGAGGCGACGTCGGCACTATCGACAACGACGCGACCATACAGGAAATGCGCCTGCTGGCGGTGCGCTATAAAGAGACTACGAATTCCAGCTACAAATCCACCTTCAAGACGAGCTTCAACAAGGCGGTCAATTTCCTTTTGGCCATGCAGCGTTCCACGGGCGGTCTCCCGCAGGTTTGGCCCAAACGCAACGACTACAGCGACCACATTACCCTCAACGACAACGCGATGGTCCGCGCCATGGTGACCATGATGGACATCGCGAACAAGACGTCTCCCTTCGATAGCGACATCATCGACGACGCGACCCGCGCCAAGATGAACACCGCGCTCGAGAAGGCGATTGACTACCTGCTCAAGGCGCAGATCGTGAACAACGGGCAGCCGACGGTGTGGTGCGCCCAGCACGACACCGCGAATTACCAACCGCGCCCCGCACGCGCCTACGAACTCGAATCCAAGTCGGGCAGCGAATCCGCCGGCGTAGTGTGGTTCCTGATGAACT